Part of the Lonchura striata isolate bLonStr1 chromosome 22, bLonStr1.mat, whole genome shotgun sequence genome is shown below.
TGAGGGGATTGtgcctggcagctgggcatTAACACCTGGCTGGAggagtgggatgggatgggaatgtgCCCACTCACACCCACAGACACCCCCAcggctgcagcagggagcagcacagcacaggctgccAGAAGGGTGGGCAGTGACAGCTTTGCTTTGCTCAAGGACATTTTGGGGTGGGTGGGTGCACCCTGGGGCCCCCAGGTCacgccagcagctgctgctgacctgCAGCACGAGCCCTTTTCAGCCACCCATGAGCCCCATCATTCGCTCATCACACCCTGGCCCAATGgtgaggaggagcagctcctccGTAGAAAAGGATGCTCAATATCAAAATCCtctttataaaggaaaaaaaagcaagcaacgCAGGGCTGGGAAACCTCTACCCCCTCACTCCTCACTCGGGGTGCTCTGCTCCCCCTTTACCCCACCAGCTCATAGAAATACATTCActtcatatatttttttgttgttttttttcccttttcaaacATCTCCCACCAACCCCAACCCGTCCTCCCCGCCGTGCAGAGCCCCGTGGAGGAggctgggggctgggagggcaggaggcagctcagACATCGGTGCTGATGCTGCGGCTGCGGGAGAACGCCTCCCGCATGGCCGAGAGCCGGTTGGGGTTGAGCGCCTGCAGGTTGGACACGGGCAGGGCCAGATCCTCCTGGCTCACCGTCTTGTAGCTCACCCTGTCCCCCCCGTTGTGCAGGTCCTCGGGGGGCTCCTGCAGGAAGAAGGTGGGGGGCTCCTGCAGGAAGGAGGCAGGGGGCTCCTGGAGGAAGGATGTTGGGGTATCTTGGAGGAAGGATGTTGGGGGATCTTGGAGGAAGGAGGTTGGGGGATCTTGGAGGAAGGATGTTGGGGTATCTTGGAGGAAAGATGTAGGGGGCTCTTGGAGGAAGGAGGTTGGGGGCTCTTGGAGGAAGGAGGTTGGGGGCTCGTAGGGAACgcagctgtggcagctgggCCGGCTCTGGGCCGGTTTTTTGGCAAAGGGGGATGAGGAGTACAGGGAGGGGCCGTTGGTCAGCACTACGTTGCGGTTGCAGTGCAGCGGAGGGATGTGCGAGTGCACGGCGAAGtcgggctcctcctcatcctcctcggaTTCATCCTTCTTGCAGCAGTAGTACTGAAACGGGAGGGGCTCAGCTGGCACCCCCAAAAGCTCCCAGCCCACCAGCCCTCCCCGCTGCAGCACCCCCCAGCCTTACCTGGAGCCTACAGTAGCAGAGGACGGCGATGATACAGAGTAAAATGACAGTCGCTAATATTCCACCTGTGATGACCACGGTCCCGGCTGTCATCCGCCCTCTTCTCCATTAACAGCCTGAAAAAATCGAGTGCACGGGGTGAGGGCATGGGTTGCAGAGCCCCAAACTCTCTGCTTACCCCCCTttgaagtggg
Proteins encoded:
- the FAM163B gene encoding protein FAM163B gives rise to the protein MTAGTVVITGGILATVILLCIIAVLCYCRLQYYCCKKDESEEDEEEPDFAVHSHIPPLHCNRNVVLTNGPSLYSSSPFAKKPAQSRPSCHSCVPYEPPTSFLQEPPTSFLQEPPTSFLQDTPTSFLQDPPTSFLQDPPTSFLQDTPTSFLQEPPASFLQEPPTFFLQEPPEDLHNGGDRVSYKTVSQEDLALPVSNLQALNPNRLSAMREAFSRSRSISTDV